The window TGAGATGGAGGAAGGATTTAAGTTCTACACTAATGTCATTGGAAAAGATCCTAAGTCAGGCAATAGAGTAAAAGTAGTTTTCATGGTTAAGGGAAACAGAAAATATCCTGTGGCTCAGATTATAGAGTGATTTTTAACGGTAAAGTTTCCGCTTGCAGTACTATATCTAAATTCGAAAATAAATAGAAATAATACGCAATTCCTTACTATTTTAAAGTTAATAACTGAGCCTATTATGACTCTGAAATCAGCTTATTCGCTAGCGGTATCACGTCTCTCGAGAAAATTCTCAACCCCTCCAGATAATCTTCATATGGCATATTACCAAAATGCAGATGTGCTATGAAAAAGTTTATATTCAGATACCTTACGACTTCTACTATCTTTTTAGCTATGTTTTCAGGATCACCAAATAATACAGATCCATGTTTTATAGCAGTTTCTGCATTCATTAAATCTGGAATTCCCCTAAATCCACTACCCGAGAAAGCCGGACCTGAGCTAAATAGGGACTCAATACTTATTGAATATTTCTTAACAGCAGCATACATTAAACGTTTAACGAATGTCTCCAACATTCTGGATAATTTATCTTTATCTCCTAAACTTGAAATAAAAACATTTCTCGAAATACCCAGCTTTATACTATCAGGTAGTGTTGAAACATTCATAATATTATAGTATGTCTCTCGATATCTATCAAAAAGTGCTTTAGCCTCACTGTCTGTAAGAAAGACTGTAGCCATATTGAAGCCATTCTCAGCAACCCATGGTACAGTTGATGGATTCGTGGTCGGAATCCAGATTGGTGGATATGGTTTTTGATAAGGTTTTATCAGGGGTTCAACTTTATCATATGTGAGGTATTTCCCGTTAAAGGAAAAGGGCTTCCCTTCGCTAGCTGATTTTAAAAAGGATATTAAGATCGATGTTATTTCTCTGCTATCTTCTCTTGCCTTCGAAGGATCTAAGCCGAGATTCATCAGTTCAGCGTTAGAAACACCACTTGTAAATCCAACCTCTAATCTACCCTTACTTAAGTTGTCCAGTAGACATATTTCATTTGCTAAAGCTATCGGGTTTCTATGAGAAACAATATATGCTAGAGGACCAAATCTGATCCTATCAGTATATTTAGAGGCAAGAGCTAACATTAAACTTACAGGTTGATTTACCGTCAGTGGAGTGAGCCAATGCTCTGCCATAAAGTACACCTGAAAATTTCCCAGTTTCTCAGCATATTTGATCGCTTCCAGTTCGTTATCTACTATATCATAGATTTTCTGATCATCCGTCATCTCCACATGGGTAAATATGCCAAATTCAATTTTCCTGTTCATTTAATTTCACCTTTTCTGCGTTATCTGAGTAATATATTTTAAAATTTACCAAGTTAATAAATATGTGTTGTTAATAATTTCATCCGCCTCTATAAAATTCAATTTTATTTTAACTTATACTTATAGATTTCGAGTAAATTGTGTTGTATGAAGAATATTTTTCAACCATCTTATCATCATGTTCCTCGTTGAGTTTCATGGGGAGTCCATGCTTGCTTAAGCTTCTGAACACTAAGCTTATCTTAAACGTTTTAACCTCCGTATCTTGCATTGAACCAAAAGAAGGCGTTGTACTCAGATGTTCTCATCCCAATAAAGAGCTTACCCTAAAAGATACTTTTTCAATAAAGAAAATTTAATTTATATCAAAACTACCAAATTATTGCCCACACACCTAGAGCTGAAGAAAAAGTTTAAGTATATTGACTCATATACTATTATATGTCTACGGTATTCAGTATACGGATATACCCAAAGAGTTGAAACAGCTTATGGAAAAAGTAAATGTAGACTGGCAGACTGAAATACGTGAGTGCATAAAGAGGAGATTAAGGGAGGAACTAATGAAGTATTATCTTGAAACGTCTAAGCCTTACTTAGAGAAGATGAAGGTAATAGAAAATGCAGAGCTTATAAGAGAAGATAGAGAGGAGAGCTAATGATACTCGATTCCTCAACAATAGCCTCAGTGTTCTTTAAGGATAGCTTCAGTGAGAGGGTGAGGAATTTAATATCTAGTAAGATTCATGAGGGTTGCAGGACATTAGACTCTGCTTATGCTGAAGTTGCTAATGTAGCTTGGAAGAGGTAGTCATTTTTGGCGAGAACTACGTGTTGAATAGCTTGAAATTGGCAATAGATTTCTTGGATAATCTATGTGAGGTCGTGAAATTGAGGGAAATTTTAGTGAAACTTTTGAATTGGCATTAAAAGAGAAGATCACTATCTACGATACAGCCTTCTTACAGTTAGCTGTAACGAGAAATGAGAAGCTTATAACTACAGATGTTAAGTTTTACAATAAGCTTGAGGAAGAGTACAAAGCATACGTCATATTACCTGAGGTTCACAAATACTAGATACTCTCCTTGAATCTCCTCTCCGCCCCAACAGAGCGTGATTTACACAACCTCTTCTTGTTAGAGCGTGGTGATGTCGAACTTTTACTCGTTTAACTAACGAGAAAGGTCTTCCCAACATCAGCTTCTACAAATTGATGAAAACCTTGCCCTTTAGGGCTAGATGTGTGGATGTAGTGTAGTTATGAAGGTAAAGTTTGTTGACCCATTTTGCATCAGAGGAATATATGAGGTTACTATTGCCGGGTTATTATGGCGTTCATGGGAATATAAACCAAATTGTATGGAAGAGTTTTTACTATGACATTTTTTATCCATACATAAAAAAATTTTATATACTAAAACAAGTGAATAAAATTTGTGGAGGGATTCTCCTGGAAGAATAATGTAGATTATCCTTCAAGAGATGAGATGCTTAAAATGTATGAGTTGATGGTGAGGGCGAGAAAATTTGACGAATTTATAGTTAGGAGCTTTAAAGAATACCCAGGGCTGATTAGAGGGCATACACATCCTTCAATAGGACAAGAAGCCATAGCAGTAGGTTCTGTTATGGCAATGAGACCTGAGGACTACTTAGGGACTACTTATAGATGTCATGCTTATGCGATAGCAAAAGGCATACCTCTTAAGAATTTATTGGCTGAGATCTGGGGAAAGGCTACAGGTGTTTGTAAAGGTAAGGGTGGATCTATGCATATATGTGACATGAGCAGGAATTTCTTACCAGCAAATGGTATAGTGGCTCAAGGAATTCCACAGGCTACTGGTGTTGCACTTAAATGCCAAATCAACAAAGAAGATAAAGTTGTTGTGTCTGTTTTCGGTGACGGAGCCACAAAGCAAGGTGCTTTCTTCGAATCTTTAAACATAGCTTCCATATGGAAATTACCAATTGTTTTCATATTGGAAAACAACCTTTATCAAGCATACACTAGGGTTGATATGGAGGATGCTAATGCCATGAATGGTGAACCCCTCTCTATGAAGGCGAAGGCATTTTCGATGCGTGGAGTAACGATCGACGGAATGGATGTGCTGGAGGTTTATCAAACAGTAAAAAAAGCAATAGAGAAGGCAAGGAGAGGAGAAGGACCCACTTTAATTGAGGCTATAACTTATCGTTATACTGCTCACGGAAATTCGATAGTACCACCGCCGATACAACCTTGGTATCCTGAGCATGAGGCTATAGAAATATATAAAAGAGCTAGTGAATTAGAGGAGTGGAGGAAACGAGACCCAATAATCAGACTCAAGAAAATACTCTTGAATCTTGGAATTGCAGATAATTTAACGTTCGACAGTATAGAAAGAAAAATAAATGAGGAATTATCCGAAGCGATAAGATATGCATTACAGAGTCCTTATCCTCCGCCTGAAGAGGCTTTGAAAGACATATATGTTTAGGTGAGAAGAATGGAAAATAAAAGGGTAAATTTCGTCCAGGCTATAAATGACGGTATTATGGAGGAAATGGAGAAAGATTCTTCCATAATTTTATACGGCCAAAACATGGCTCTAACTGATGACGACCCATTTGTTAAAAAGTTTGGTAAAGACAGGGTAAGATTTACTCCAATATCTGAGACAGCTGAAGCAGGTATGGCGATAGGGGCATCAATGACAGGCTTAAAAGTAATTGTTGATCTAGTTATGACTGACTTCATGCTAGTCGCAATGGAGCAGTTACTTAATCAAGCTCCAAGGATGAGATTTTCAACAGGTGGTCAGGTTAAGTTAAATGTAGTGTTTAAGGCTGGCTTCGGATTTATATATGGATGGAGTACTACACACTCGAATACATGGTACGAACTATTTATGAGAGCTTTTGGTAGTAAGTTAGTTATCCCTTCAACACCCTACGACGCTAAAGGTTTAATAAAGTCAGCAATTCATGATGGAAATCCTGTCTTCTATTTAACACCATTTAATTTGTACGCTATGGAAGAAGATATTCCTGTTAAGGAGTATTATATACCATTAGGAAAAGCGGATATAAAAAGAGAGGGAAACGATGTTACTGTTATAGCTATTGGCTGGATGATCCAAAAAGCATTAGGTGTTGCGGACAAACTAGCTAAGGAGGGTATCAGTGTAGAGGTAATTGACCCAAGAACGTTAATCCCCTTAGATAAGAAGACAATTTTTAGCTCACTAGAGAAGACAGGGAGGCTTGTAATAGTAGACCAAGCACCAAAAACTGGAAGTGCGGCAAGTGAGATTTCGGCAGTAGTAGCTGAAGAGGCTTTTCATTTACTTAAAGCACCTATAAAGAGGGTCTGCTCTTTAGATACAAGCGTCGCATATAGTAAACCATTAGAAGAATATACTATTCCTGATGAAATGAAGATAATTAAGGCTATTCAGGAAGTGCTTCATGTGTAAAACCGTTTCTATGAAATGAGATAACTTTTACTCGACGTTAATTCTACAACTGTATCCTGAAAATATAGTTAGGTTAAAGATAAATTTTATTAGTTTCAAAACGTATTTTTATATGTGACAGAAGAAGACCTACAGCTAAACGTAAAGATGTATGAGGTTTACAGTAGATTGAAGAGGGATATTCTTAACGGGAAGTATAAGCCCGGAGAAACGATTGTAGCTAGTCAATTAGCAAAGGATTTAGGAGTAAGTAGAAATACCCTGAGAGTTGCACTGTCATTCCTTGAGAAAGATGGACTAATAATTGTGGAGAACTCAAAGTTCAAGGTAAGAAAGCTAACTCTAGAGGAAACTGTGGAAATTTTAGATATAAGAGAACTATTAGAGGGCTATACAGCCAGAATTGCTGCCCAGAGAATTACAGAGGAAGAATTGAAGAAATTGGAAGATATCCTAAATAAAATGCGAGAAAGCCTCGAAAAGAGGGATTATGATAGCTATACTAGGTTAAATGATGAGTTCCACATTACCATATATAATGCCTCCAGGACTAAGATAGCCTCACAACTACTTTCAGAGATAAAAATGAGAATATTAAGGTACCAGTATAGAACCATACTCCTACCTGCTAGAGGCGATGAGTCTATAAAGGAACATGAAGCAATATACAATGCACTAAAGTCTCACTCGCCTGACCAGGCTGAAACGGAAGCAAAGAGACACGTAAGTAAAGTGAGAGAGGCCATAATTCTAAATAAGAGGTTTCTAGATCTAGATTTTTCATGAAAATAATCTGTTTCTCATAATGCTGAATAGGTTCTCAAAGTTTAAATTCATGAATATCTTTCCTTAATTTATGAGGACAAAGATTATAGTGGAGACCGGGATATTAAACGTCAATAGCCCTAAAGTTAAAGAATTAGAGAGTGAGATAAGAAAGTTAGCAGATATAATAATTTTAGACCCATATGACAATGAGGAGAAATGGGCAGAGTCATGCGAAGGAGTAATAGCTATAGTGGACAGAAAAGCCAGAATAACAAAGAAAATTATGTCGTCGTGCAGTGATCTAAAGTTAATAGCTAGGACAGGAGTAGGTGTAGACGAGACTAGGGTAGATCTAGCAGAGGCAAAAAGGAGAGGAATCGCAATTACCTATAACCCTGGAGTGAACTCACCTTCAGTTGCAGAGTTCACCTTTACATTAATTCTCTCCTTGTACAAGAGGATATTTAAAATAACTAACCTAGTTAAGGAGGGAGAGTGGGCTAAGGGACAAAACATATTCACCTATGAACTTTTCAATAAAACGCTAGGAATAATAGGTTTAGGTAATATCGGAAGAAGAGTTGCTAGAATAGGAAAGGCTTTTGAGATGGAAGTCCTAGGATACGACCTCTATATCAAGAAATCTGATGAAGGGATAAGATTAACGGATTTATCAACTCTATTAAAAGAATCAGATATAGTAACAATTCATGTACCGTTAACACAGGAAACAAAGAACCTTATAGGAGAAGAGCAGATAAGGTTGATGAAACCCAATGCTATTATAATTAACACCAGCAGGGGAGGAATTATTGATGAAGAAGCGCTCTTAAAGGCGCTGAAAGAGAAGAGGATTGCAGGGGCTGGGTTAGATGTCCTTGCACTGGAACCGCCAAACCCTAACAACCCATTATTTAGCCTAGACAACGTTATAATAACGCCGCATGTTGCAGGAGTAACCCATGAGGCTGCCGAGAGAGGATTTATAGGAGCCTTAACTCAAGTTCTTAACCTACTACAGGGCAAGCCCCTCACTAACGTATTTCCCCTTTGAGAGAATACAACACTGCTACACATTACTGTATAGCAATATTTATTAACAATTTAAATATAATATTTATCGGGAGGAGATCATTGAACGTAAAACTCCTAGTTATAAGTGCCCATATAGGAGATTTTGTTTGGAGAACTTCTGGTGTTTTAGCGAAATATATTAAGAGTGGTAAACCTGTCCAAGTTGTCTCATTGACATTTGGAGAGAGAGGAGAGTCTCCAGGGGCGTGGAGAAGAGGAGCTAAGAGTGTTGAGGAGGTGAAGAAGATTAGGAAAGAAGAAGCTGAATGTGCTTCTAAAGCATTAGGAGGGGTTCCATTGGAAGTTTTGGATTGGGGAGACCATCCCTTAATTATAAATGACGAGAGATTGTTAAAATTGGCTGAAGTTATTCGAAAATATAGACCTGAAATAATCGTTACCCATGGACCTGATGACAAGATAAGACCAGACCATGTTGTAACTGCCGATGCCGTTTTAGCTGCTGTCAGATTAGCAGCCTCTGATGGAGTACCTATAGACATTCCAACAATTGCTGAACCAAAAATATTCGGGTTTGACCCACATGTGGGAGAACAGGCAGGATTTTATCCTCACATTTACATAAACATAACAGATGTGTATGATTCAAAGGTCAAAGCCATGAACTGCCTTGAATCGCAAAAGGGAGAGGTTGACTACTACTCAACCAGAGATGCACTAAGAGGTCTTCAAACAAGAAGATTTGGCTGGAAGAATTATTACAAATATGCAGAGGCATTTTACATGTATTATCCAATTATAGGTGAGGACTTCCCATGAAGCCTGTAATTGTAAGAAACATACCTAGATCCCCAGAGGACTCAAAAATAACCGAAGTGCTAAAAGAGCTAGGCGTAGCAACAATCGCTGAGTCACAAGAGAAGACCGGTCTATTAGATCCATCAATAAAACCTATACAAAGTGGAGCTAAAATAGCTGGAACTGCTGTTACAGTGAAGTGTTTTGACGGGGATAATTTGATGTTACATGCAGCATTAGAACTGGTTAGACCGGGGGACATAATAGTCCTAACTACCTATTCTGGAAACTCTATGCATGGAATGTTTGGTGAGTTGCTTGCGACTGCATGTAAAGTAAGGGGAGTAGTTGGTCTAATTACTGATGCAGGAGTCAGAGATGTAAATGTAATTAGAGAAATGAAGTTTCCCATCTGGTCTAGATACATTACCGCGCTAGGAACTTCTAAGAATAGACCAGGATGGGTTAACGTACCGATTGTAATAGGAGGAATTCACGTTAAGCCTGGAGACTATGTGGTTGCAGATGATGACGGCGTAGTAATCGTTCCTAGAGAGAACGTAACAAAGGTGATAGAGAATGCCAGGAAAAGAGTTGAGAGTGAAGACAATGTAAGGAAAAGACTATTAGAAGGGGAATTATCACTGGACATTTATAACTTCAGACAAGTGATAAAATCTTTAGGAATAGAGTATGTGGAGAAGTTAGAGGGGGATTAAAGATAAGCCTTAAGGAGCACCTCCCTGTTGTCTCAGGAAAATCGAAATATATAGACGACATTGACTTACCTAATACAGTATACTTAGGCATAGTGAGGTCCACATATGCCAGGGCTAAAATAAGGGGCATAAGCCAACCTTCAAACGCCTTACTTTTCGTCACAGGAAAGGAATTAAAATCGTACTTGCCGGCTAACCCAGTACCTAAGGCAAATATAGTGAAAATGCCTTTATTGGCAGACGAAAGAGTGAATTTTGTTGGTCAGGCTATTGCTGCAGTAGTGGCAGAAGACAGATATGACGTAATAGATCTTGTGGACGAGGTTGAGGTAGACTATGAACCATTGAAGCCAGTTACTACTATAGAAGAGGCTTTGAGAGGAGATGTAATTATTCATGGTGATAACAGTAATATTGCTGTTCAGCAGGAGCTTAAAGGTGGAGAGGTGGTAAAGGATTATGATGTTGTAGTTGAAAGGAAAATCTATCAAGAGAGAATAATAGGTAACCCTATGGAGACTAGAGGGTGTCTTGTGACCTATGACGGCAATAAGATGGTCGTATTCGCATCTACACAGTCAGCCTTTAGAATAAGAGCAAACATACAAGAGGCTTTGGGATTACCTGTCGAGAACATCACAGTTTACGCTCCGCCTAATGTGGGAGGAGGCTTTGGAAGTAAACTAAACGCACCAGCTGAGTACGTTATAGCGGCTTATGTTGCAATGAAACTGAAGCGACCTGTAAAATGGATAGAGACTAGAAGAGAACATCTGATAGGTTTATCCCAAGGTAGAGGTGTATATGGAGACGTTAAACTGTATGGTAAAAAAGATGGCACTATGCTTGGAATAGAAGGAGAAATAGTGATAAATATTGGTGCATATGTTTATGCTATATCAGCAACAACTCCCTCGTTTATAGCAAGCAACCTCACAGGTCCTTATAGGATGAAGTTTGCAAAAGTCAATGCAACAGGTGTTTACACTAATTTACCTCCTTACGTAATATATAGAGGAGCAGGAAGACCTGAGGCTAGCCTATTCCATGAAACACTAGTTGAGGACTTCGCTGAAGAAATAGGCATGGATCCTTTAGAGGTAAGGAAAATAAATATGGTAACAGGAGCATATGAGACTCCTTTAGGTTTAAAATTTGACGATGCAGGCTATAAGGACGTTTTCGAGAAAGGAGTAAGATACTACAGGGAATTAAAAGAGAAGTATAAGGACAAAAGCGTTGGTATTGCTTTCTTCAATGAGCTAATTAGAACTTCACCAGGAGAGGGAGCAAAGGTCAGAATCGGAAAGGGTAAGGTGGAAGTTATTACTGGTTCAGGGCATCACGGTCAGGCTTACCAATCTTCCTTCTCTAAACTTGTAATCGAGGAGCTTGGAGTCCCAGAAAATGTTATTGAGGTTCGCACAGGTACTACAGAGGGTTTAAAAGAAGGTGTAGGTAGCTACGGGAGTAGAGCGTTAGCAGTAGGAGGATCTGCAGTAGTTGAAGCATGTAGAAATTTGAAGAAAAAATTATCGGAACAAGGAATTGACGTAAATAAAGCCCTTCATGGAGAACAAATCTATGAGTCAGAAGTATACGTTAAGGCTAGTGATGTGTTCGCACCAGGATTTCACATATCCGTAGTGGACATTGATTTAGAAACTTTGACACCGAGAGTGAGGGAATATGTTGCAGTTGATGATGTGGGAAGAGTTGTTGTTAAAGAAGAGGTTGAAGGGCAAGTCATAGGCGGAGTGATGCAGGGTATAGCCCAAGTGCTCTATGAGTGGGCAACTTATGATGAGGAGGGAAATCCAACATTCTCTTCTATAGCTGATGCCGGAGTGCCTTCTCCAGAGGAGTTTACTTGGAGAGTTATTGTTGACGAGGTTGAGTTTAAGTCTGGACTACTCAGTGGTGCAAGAGGTGTAGGAGAAGCTGGCAGTATTGGAGGACTAGTTGCAACCTTTATTGGTCTTGAAAAAGCCATAAAGGATAAAGTTGGTAAGAAGGTAAAGCTACAGAGAACACCAGTTACACCAACGTATTTAATGGAACTTTTAAGTAAAAGTTAAATTTATTTTCAAAACCCTTAACTTCTATTTTAGAACCTCCATTTATTTAAATTTAAGTTCTCTTTAAGCAAGTTTATGACTGATTAGTAATAAGGATTAATAGTCATGTGAAGTAATGATGATCCACGATATAACTGGATGCTCATGTCACAATTAGGGGGAAAAAGTTAAGTAATCTTTCCTATTATTTTAGGGTAGTTCGGAATATTAATATGAAAATACGAATATTTAATTCTTATATTTAACTTTTCATGATGTTATAGTTTTAAACTAGTCCAGGTCTAACATTATTAAAAATTTGACAAATTCATTGCTAAATTTAAAATGCTTAGAGATTGAAAAACATGTAAAATTGATTTTAACTGGTCTGGAACTTTTACATTTAACTCAGTATTAGAGGAGAAAAATACCTTATATCTGGATCTTGGGAAATAAGTATAATTCCCTAAGTATCAAATCCTTCATCATCGAGAAACGCATAAAAGGACAGATCTAATTAATGGAATATCAGTGACTTTATGCGTGGACATAATATCGCATCTAGTATATAACTCCAAACCCTTACTTATGATCTCAGGCATTACACCTAAACGTATTTCCATTAACTAGATAAAGTTAATAGCATCGGATATGTAGGTCTAAACCTAAAATATTAACGTCTTGTAGTATATCTTAAATTCGGTTCTTAGCCTCCTTAATTACGATAAAGAAGTTTCTGCTAATATTAATAAATTGTCTAAATCCTGGTTTGAATAATGTATTCTTTTATCACACCTTCAAGAAGGGTCTTAAACTATTAGTAATCTTTATTAATGTATTCAGCAGATAGTGTTAGTGGATGGGTCATTCTTTCTTTATAAAAACCTATGTTAAGTTGTTGTTTCCACGATTCATGTTCAGTATTAGTGAAGGATCTAAGGAGTTTGAAGATCCATCTTGAGAAAAGTCCTGCTGATAAATGCCCAGTTTGCAAGAAGGAGATAAGATCTAAGTGCTTCAGTGATTTGAAGAAACATGTGAAGATGAGTAAGGACAGTGCCCATGCAGAGCATTTAAAGATATACAGTGGGTTATACAGATAAACGTAACGAGGAGTATTATAGCAACGTTTTGTCTATCTCGTCATAAAGAATAGTAAAATCTTTTTTCCTATCTCTAATCTGAAAGTTAAAAAGAATTTAGAAAGGAATAAAAAAATTGATGACATATTAAAAAACTTATTAATATGATTTATAAGAATATTTTATGCAAGTCAAATTCTTAATACCCATAGCTATACTCTTAATCTCCATAAGTGGAATATTAAGTCTAGGGATCTCAAGCCCCTCTAATCAAAACACATTTTTTAATTCAGATACTAATGTAAAACTCCTACCCTCTAATACCTTACTGACACTAACATTCTTCATCCCGCCTAAGAACCTAAACATGCTATATTATACCGCAGAAAAAGTTGCAAACCATCAAATAACTCCCTTAACTACACAACAGATTATTAAGGAATTTTCTCAACCAAATAGAGTAACTTCTCTAATTAATTTCCTAGAAAGCAATGGATTTACAATATATTATTCTAGCCCATTTGCAGTTGTTGCCACTGCCACTGCAGGAGAAATAGATAATGTGTTTAATACCGAGTTAGGTTTATTCAGTTATAATGGACATGTATACTATAAGCCTCTTACATCTCCTTCATTTAGTCTAACAGGAATTATAGTAGGTGGACTTGACAACGAAACTGCCTTCCAGCCTTATCTTATGTTATTGAACAAGACGACCTATCCAGCTTTTCAGTTTTCTTACCTAGGGTATGGTCCAAATGCGTTAAGGACTGCATATAATGTTACAGGGACAGGCAAGAATGTGACAATTGCAATAATAGATGCTTT is drawn from Sulfolobus acidocaldarius SUSAZ and contains these coding sequences:
- a CDS encoding acetoin:2,6-dichlorophenolindophenol oxidoreductase subunit alpha, which codes for MEGFSWKNNVDYPSRDEMLKMYELMVRARKFDEFIVRSFKEYPGLIRGHTHPSIGQEAIAVGSVMAMRPEDYLGTTYRCHAYAIAKGIPLKNLLAEIWGKATGVCKGKGGSMHICDMSRNFLPANGIVAQGIPQATGVALKCQINKEDKVVVSVFGDGATKQGAFFESLNIASIWKLPIVFILENNLYQAYTRVDMEDANAMNGEPLSMKAKAFSMRGVTIDGMDVLEVYQTVKKAIEKARRGEGPTLIEAITYRYTAHGNSIVPPPIQPWYPEHEAIEIYKRASELEEWRKRDPIIRLKKILLNLGIADNLTFDSIERKINEELSEAIRYALQSPYPPPEEALKDIYV
- a CDS encoding TPP-dependent acetoin dehydrogenase complex, E1 protein subunit beta, producing the protein MRRMENKRVNFVQAINDGIMEEMEKDSSIILYGQNMALTDDDPFVKKFGKDRVRFTPISETAEAGMAIGASMTGLKVIVDLVMTDFMLVAMEQLLNQAPRMRFSTGGQVKLNVVFKAGFGFIYGWSTTHSNTWYELFMRAFGSKLVIPSTPYDAKGLIKSAIHDGNPVFYLTPFNLYAMEEDIPVKEYYIPLGKADIKREGNDVTVIAIGWMIQKALGVADKLAKEGISVEVIDPRTLIPLDKKTIFSSLEKTGRLVIVDQAPKTGSAASEISAVVAEEAFHLLKAPIKRVCSLDTSVAYSKPLEEYTIPDEMKIIKAIQEVLHV
- a CDS encoding transcriptional regulator; this encodes MKRDILNGKYKPGETIVASQLAKDLGVSRNTLRVALSFLEKDGLIIVENSKFKVRKLTLEETVEILDIRELLEGYTARIAAQRITEEELKKLEDILNKMRESLEKRDYDSYTRLNDEFHITIYNASRTKIASQLLSEIKMRILRYQYRTILLPARGDESIKEHEAIYNALKSHSPDQAETEAKRHVSKVREAIILNKRFLDLDFS
- a CDS encoding 2-hydroxyacid dehydrogenase; this encodes MLNVNSPKVKELESEIRKLADIIILDPYDNEEKWAESCEGVIAIVDRKARITKKIMSSCSDLKLIARTGVGVDETRVDLAEAKRRGIAITYNPGVNSPSVAEFTFTLILSLYKRIFKITNLVKEGEWAKGQNIFTYELFNKTLGIIGLGNIGRRVARIGKAFEMEVLGYDLYIKKSDEGIRLTDLSTLLKESDIVTIHVPLTQETKNLIGEEQIRLMKPNAIIINTSRGGIIDEEALLKALKEKRIAGAGLDVLALEPPNPNNPLFSLDNVIITPHVAGVTHEAAERGFIGALTQVLNLLQGKPLTNVFPL
- a CDS encoding GlcNAc-PI de-N-acetylase; the protein is MNVKLLVISAHIGDFVWRTSGVLAKYIKSGKPVQVVSLTFGERGESPGAWRRGAKSVEEVKKIRKEEAECASKALGGVPLEVLDWGDHPLIINDERLLKLAEVIRKYRPEIIVTHGPDDKIRPDHVVTADAVLAAVRLAASDGVPIDIPTIAEPKIFGFDPHVGEQAGFYPHIYINITDVYDSKVKAMNCLESQKGEVDYYSTRDALRGLQTRRFGWKNYYKYAEAFYMYYPIIGEDFP
- a CDS encoding aldehyde oxidase, with amino-acid sequence MSLKEHLPVVSGKSKYIDDIDLPNTVYLGIVRSTYARAKIRGISQPSNALLFVTGKELKSYLPANPVPKANIVKMPLLADERVNFVGQAIAAVVAEDRYDVIDLVDEVEVDYEPLKPVTTIEEALRGDVIIHGDNSNIAVQQELKGGEVVKDYDVVVERKIYQERIIGNPMETRGCLVTYDGNKMVVFASTQSAFRIRANIQEALGLPVENITVYAPPNVGGGFGSKLNAPAEYVIAAYVAMKLKRPVKWIETRREHLIGLSQGRGVYGDVKLYGKKDGTMLGIEGEIVINIGAYVYAISATTPSFIASNLTGPYRMKFAKVNATGVYTNLPPYVIYRGAGRPEASLFHETLVEDFAEEIGMDPLEVRKINMVTGAYETPLGLKFDDAGYKDVFEKGVRYYRELKEKYKDKSVGIAFFNELIRTSPGEGAKVRIGKGKVEVITGSGHHGQAYQSSFSKLVIEELGVPENVIEVRTGTTEGLKEGVGSYGSRALAVGGSAVVEACRNLKKKLSEQGIDVNKALHGEQIYESEVYVKASDVFAPGFHISVVDIDLETLTPRVREYVAVDDVGRVVVKEEVEGQVIGGVMQGIAQVLYEWATYDEEGNPTFSSIADAGVPSPEEFTWRVIVDEVEFKSGLLSGARGVGEAGSIGGLVATFIGLEKAIKDKVGKKVKLQRTPVTPTYLMELLSKS